Below is a window of Brachyspira hampsonii DNA.
TTGTTAAGAGTATCCAATAAAAGAATTTTATTTTTTCCATTTTCTGTGTATATTTTTTGAGTACATCCCAAATGTTGAAAATCAGGATTATTAATAAGCAGTCCTGTTTCTGAATCAAAATCTACTTCCAAATTATCTTTTAAAAGTAAAGTATAATGTGCTATACCGCCTCTTCCTGCAGAACTTGTATATTTGCCTGAAAGCATTAATTCTTCTTCGCCGTCATTATTGATATCACATAAGAAGAAAGATACGCTATGCAAAGGATAATACATGTTGCTAGCTATATAAGATGAATATTGTTCTATATCAAAGCTGCCTGAATCTATAAATTTGGAGTCTTTAGTATAATCTTTCAAATCATTTGTAGAAATCGAATTAATTTCAGCAGATTTTACTTTATCTATATCTCCAAGTCTGAAATTATAATTTTTTATTTCTTTAAATGAAGCATATAAATTATCTTTTATGAACTCAGGATTATAATAATGCATATTTACTAATCCGTTCATAGTGCTTTCAATTAAAAATGTATTCTTTTTAAACTCAAGTAGATTAAGCTTATTCCAACCGTCATAACAATAAACGGCATTAATATTGTAATAATTTTGATAATATTCTAAATAGTCTTCTATATCATCATTAGATAATCTATTATTTACATAAGTTTTTATATATTTGTTCATTATATTTGTATTTACTATTTCTTCTGCTATTTCTACTGAAGATAAACTGGCTGTACCTTGCAATTCAATTGAAGTTAAAGAATAATTATTTTCATTGAATAAATCTATATATCCATTATCTTTTACAATGTATTTATAGAAATTATCTTTATAAGCATCAGCAGCTAATTTTTCTGCTCTTAAAGAATCAGGAGCTTCTATTATATAATTAATTAAATTCATCTTTTGTATATAAGTATTCTCATTATCATTTTTTCTCATCATCATAGCAATATTACTTCCGCCTGCTTTTTTCCATTCTGTTAAATATTTTTTCTCTTCTTCAAAATAATAAAGCGAATCGCAGGCAAAATGAGATAAGAATAATGCTAAATAAACATCAGCATCTTTTTTATTTAATTTTAATAATTCTTCTCTTGCTTTTTTTAATGCTAAATTTTGATCAACATATAAATATCCAACAGTATCATAATCTGTAACTTCACTATATATACCCCAATTACCCCAGCTTATTAAGAATTCTAAATCTAATGCAGCATAATTAACATTTGATATAAACTCTATAGAATATTTTTTTCTTTCATCATCATTTGCAAATTTCCTATTAAGAAAATTAAAATTCCTTTTTGCATATTCATTATTTTCTCTTAAATTTTTAAGCTTCTCATCAAATTTAGCTTTATCTGCTCTAATGCCCTTATATACATATTTCATATCAAAGAATTCTTTTTGATTATTTGTCTGTTTGCTTTGATTAACTAAAGTATTAGTTTGAATATTTTGAGATTGCGATGTTTGATTAGTTTGAGTATTTTGTTCTGATTGATTAGTTTCTTTGTTTCCACCGCATGAAATTACAGCAATAACTAAAATAAATGCTGCAATTATAGAAATAAAATTTTTCATATTGTACCCTCTGTATGTATTGTTGTTTTCGCATTATAAATTAGAATAATTAAAATTTCAATTGGAAATATTGTTACAATAAAAAAGTGCATACATATAAAAAATATGCATGCACTTAAAAAATTATTCCATCTAATTATAATTTTTTTATTTCTTACATAGTTTATAAAAAACTTGTTCACTAACAATATCTATCAAGTGAACTTGATAGATGTTCACAAGTTTTTTATTTCTTCTATACTTAATCCTGTTATTTTGCTTATAATATTAATGTCTATATTTTCTTTTTTCATATTTTTAGCTGTTAATATTTGATTTTCTTTAATACCTTCTTCTTTTCCTTTTTTAATACCTTCTTCAATACCTAATCTTCTTTCTTCATCAAGCATTATTTGATTACCATATAAATAAGCCTCTTTATTCTCATATTCCATCATCATCAATCTGCTTTTTACAAAATTATTATATTTTTTTTGTACTTCTTCCATTATAGGTTTTTCTTTTACTATTTCAGACATAGAAGCCTCCAAATTTTTGCTTGTAAACATTTTTAACCAACAATTTAAATCTTTAGTTAATATGTTTTTCTTAAACTTTTTTAATTCTATTATATGTATCTGCAAATGGTCTGTGAGAAGTTTTTTGTTATTCATCTCGTAAAGCATATAGCAGGAATGTATATTGTTTGTTTTGTCTAAATTGAAATTGAGTAAATTAATGCTTATTACAGGTGTAAGTTCATCATATCTTTCTCCATGCTTTAATAATTTACTATAATTTGCTGCCCAATAATAAAGTATTCTTTCTGGAAACCTTGAATTACCTTGAAGCTGAATTTCTATAATAACAACTGAGCCATTCTGGGTAATACATTTTACATCGACTATAGTTTCTTTTAGATTTCTATTTTTCTTTAAATTAAATGGGGTTAATATTTCTACTGCTTTAAAAGTTTTCATTCTAGAATCAAGCATTATAGAATTAATAAAATCTAAAAGTATAGATTCGCTGCTTCCTTTGTCAGTAAAAAGGTATCGTATAAAATAATCGTTCAAAGGATTGAAATATTTTATTTTTTTTATATTTGTATTATTTTTCATGAATATATTATACTAAAATAACTATAAATTGTCAAAATTTGAAAAATTGTGAATAAAAAAAGTGCATACATATAAAAAATATGCATACACTTTGTATTTTATTGTTTTTTATATTTATATAGTAAGATAGTATTCTAAATTGTCAGGATTATTTAAATGATGAAGTGCTGCTTTGTCATCTTTTTCTATAACAATATCCATAGCTGTTTTTCCTTCTTTGTTTTTAATGTTATAATCAGCACCCATATTTATAAGAACTCCTAACATACCATAACTTAAAATAAAATTTTGTACGGAAACTATTAATGGAGTATCTCCGTTATTATTTTTTTTATTTACATCAGCACCATTTTTTATCAAATAATAACAAATATCTGATCCAAATTTCACTTTATCTACTAAATATGTTAAAGGAGTATCTCCTGTTGCTGAACATATAGCATTTAAATCCGGCTTCAAATCAATAATATCTTTAGCTAAACCAATATTACTATACTTCATTGCTATTATTAAAGGAGTATATCCATATCCGTCTTCTAAATTTATATCAGCACCTTTCTCTACTAAAAATTTAACCATTTCTTTATCATTTCTAGCAGCAGCTAAGCCAAGAGGCGTAATCTTATCATATTGTTTATTTAAATCAGTATCATCTTTTATAAGTTTTTCTAATGCTTTCATATCACCTTTAGATATAGCATTCATTAATTCATCATATCCGTCTATATTATTTGAATCTTCACTTAATAATAATTTTTCTATTTCATAATATTTGCCGTCTTGTACTAATTTTATAGCTTCTTCTTTAGTAGTATTAGTATTAAGATTAAAAACATCATTATCTACTAATAATTTAGTTATATCATAATTATTATATGCATAAAGCATATAATCATCAGCTGAGTTTAAATTTGCTCCTTCATCAATTAAAAATTTAGCCATTTCTACATAGCCGTTTTCAGCAGCTACTTTCAAAGGAGAATCAACCCAAAAACCGTCAAAAAATATCTGAGCATCTATATCTTGTCCTATAGATAATAAATATTTAACCATTTCTATATTATTTTCTCGTACTGCTTCTGGAATTAAAGTTTCTTTTGAATCTCCTCTTTTTACAAGAAGTTTAAGTATATCAAGATTGTTGTTGCCAATAGCAATATCTGTCAAATAAGTAGAATATTCATAACCATAATCTCTATTTTTATCAAGTCCTTTATCAATTAAGATTTTAGTCATTTCAGGATTATTATTTCTAACAGCATAGTAAAGCATATCAAGGCCGCCTTCTGTTTCTGTTTCCATATCGTTTGCTCTGGCATTAACATCAGCACCTTCTTTTATAAGCTCTTTTGCTAAATCATTGTATCCGAATTGTACTGCCAAAAATAAAGGAGTAGAATCTTTATATATGTATTTATCACCAAAATTTGTCGTTTCAGTAATTTTTCCTTCTAGTCCTTCCTCTGATATTAGTTTTGATATTTCGTATATTGGTGCTTTATATTTATGTTCATTAAGTATTTCATCTATTTTTTTATATCCTGTAGGCATAGGGTCTAATTCTGTGCCTTGAATATATTCATTAGTATATTTAGTTGTATCAATGCTAATATTGATATTTGTATTATTATTTTGATTTGTAGTTGTTGGATTAACATATACTTTATTAGTTTCTGTTTGATTAGTTTGTGTATTTTCTGCTATTTCTTTGTTTCCGCCTCCGCATGAAATTATAGAGATCATTAAAACAAAAATAGAAATAATAGAAATAAAATTTTTCATATTTTTACCCTCTGTATGTATTATTATTTTTTATAATAAATTAAAATAATTAAAATTTCAATTATTTATTATAAAATAAATATTTTTGACAAATATTGTATTTTTTTATATAATAGAAAATATTAAAATATTTATTTTTAATAATCAATATGTTTTTTGAAATAGCTGTTAGGTTATCAATTTATTATAATCTATATTTTTATTAAAATATTATTTACACAATAGGATTTTTATGAATATATCAATACTGCTTTCTTCTATAATAATTATTCTTTGTATAATAGTGAGTAAAATTTCAACTAAGGTTGGAGTGCCGTCTCTTTTGCTTTTTCTAGTTTTGGGTATGATATTTGGTACTGACGGGCTTTTAAAAATAGAGTTCGACGATTATAGAGTTGCTGAACAATTATGTACTATAACATTGATATTCATAATGTTTTACGGCGGATTTGGTACAAATTGGAAAGCTGCAAAACCTGTTGCAAACAAGGCATTTCTTTTATCTTTTATAGGTACATTTATAACATCTATGATAACAGGTGCTTTATGTCATTATATTCTTAAATTTGGTTTTTTTGAAAGTTTTTTAATAGGTTCTGTTATAGGCTCAACAGATGCCGCTTCTGTATTCTCAATACTTCGTTCTAGAAATTTAAACCTTAAAGATGGTCTTGCTTCATTATTAGAGCTTGAAAGCGGAAGTAATGACCCTATGTCATATATGCTTACAGTTATATTTCTCGGACTTATAGGAAAAACTTTAACTAGTCCTCTTTCTATTTTGTATATGGTTTTTGCCCAGATAGTTTTTGCCTTGATAGTTGCAGCATTAGTATCATTTTTAGCTTATAATATGCTTAGGAAATTTAGATTTCCTGTAAACGGATTAGATACTATATTCACATTAGCGGTGGCACTTCTTTCATATTCTCTTTCTTCTATTATAGGCGGAAACGGGTATTTAACAGTTTATATAGTAGGAATAGTATTAGGAAATAGCAATATTAAGAATAAAGTTACTTTGGTTCATTTCTTTGACGGAGTTACAGGACTTATGCAGATGGTTCTATTTTTCTTGTTAGGACTTTTATCATTTCCTTCAAGAATATTCAATGTGGCTCCTACAGCTGTATATGTAGCGTTATTTGTGACATTTGTAGCAAGACCAATTGCCGTATTTTCTATATTAACACCATTTAAAATTTCATTTAAAAAACAGATTCTTGTTATGTGGGCTGGACTTAGAGGGGCAGCTTCTATTGTATTTGCAATATTTGTAATAGTTAATAATAATTCTATAAGCTATGATATATTTCACATAGTATTTGTACTAGCAATTTTATCTGTACTGCTTCAAGGTACGCTCCTTCCTTTCATAGCCAAAAAGCTGGATCTTGTAGATTCTGGAGAAAATGTACTTAAAACTTTCAATGACTATGTAGATGATTCGGATATGGAGCTTATACAGGTAAAAATACCAAATAATCACCATTGGATTGGAAGACCTATTATGGAAATAGAGCTTCCGGAAGATTCGATTATAGTAACAATAGAAAGGGGAGGGGACACTATTATTCCTCATGGAAATACAGTTATTGAAAAAGGGGATATTGTCATACTTAATGCTAAAAGAACAAAATATTATGATATGAGTTTAAGAGAAATAAATATTAACAGTAATCACCCTTGGAAAAACAAGGAATTAAAGGATTTAAATCTTCCTAAAAATAATTTGGTAGTTATGATAAAAAGAGAAGGTGGAAGTGTTATTCCTAGGGGAAATACAGTTATTAAAGATAAGGATGTCGTTTTAATTAAAGATGTATAAATTTTTCATTTTATTTTTTACCATACTATGTATGAATGGTTATAATATATAGTATTTTTCATAAATAATCTCCCACTTTTATTTAGCTTTATTTTTATTAAAGCTAAATAAAAGTGACTTTTTTTATTTAGCTATAGAATAATTATACAGTCTTAAATAATCTAGAAATCTAATATAACAGATTTATTTCTTCCTGTTTCTTTTGCACTATATAGTGATTGATCCGCTTTATTTATAAATGTTCTTAATGATGTATCTTTTTCTTTTATTGCTCCGCCTAAAGAAGCTGTTGCTTTAAGGGAATACTCTTCAGTAGAAAAATCAGTTTCTGTAATAAAGTTTCTTATTTTTTCCATAGCTTTAAAAAGATCATTTTTATCTTGTATATCAAATACAACAATAAATTCTTCTCCTCCATATCTTGCAAGTACAGATTTATTCTCTATGCTTTTTAAAGAATCCTTCATTGCTTTTGATGCTAATTTTAATACATGATCACCTACATTATGACCATAAGTATCATTGTAGTGTTTGAATTTATCTAAATCTATTATTACTATAGAATATATTTCATCTGAAGTTTCTTTTTCTTGCAGATATTTAATAATATATCCTCTATTGTATAGCCCTGTAAGTTTATCTCTGTTCGCTAAAAATGACAATTTTTCGCTATATAATATTATTGAAAGATAATTAATAAGTATTAATATATCATTTTTATTTTTATCCGTATTTATTATTATAGAACCGAATTTGTTTCCTCTGGCAGATAAAATATATTCTCTATTATTTTCTTTTTCATTTATGACCAATTTATTTTCCGATACATACCATAATCTTGATTCGGCAGTATTATCTTTATGAAAATATATTGCAAAACTTTTTATAAAATCTTTAGAACTAGCTTCAAAAGTTTTTATTATTCCGTCTACAGAAAATGGTTCTGGTATTTCATTTAATATGTTTATTACTTTGATAATATCATTCATAATAAAAATATTATACAAAAATAAATATAATTGTAAATAGTAATATAATAAAAATATATAAATTTAAAAAAATAGAAGGACTCTTGAAAGAATCCCTCTAATTAGTTTTAATATTAATAGTTTTTATCTTCTTCCTCTTAGGAATTTCTTTATAGGTATAAAATCAGCAGGATTAAGTGCCACGCCATTTCTTCTAACTTCAAAATGTAAATGACTTCCTGTAGATCTTCCTGTACTTCCCATTCTTCCTATCATAACACCAACACCTACAGTAGCACCTGCTCTTGTAGTTATAGAGTTAAGGTGTCCGTAATATGTTGTATATCCTTTATCATGACGAACTATTACCAAGTTACCATAACCGCCGCTGTATCCTGCAAATATTACTTTTCCTTTTCTGGCGGCATATACAGGGGTATTAAGTCTTCCCGGTATATCAACACCCATATGTTTAGTTCTAACTCCTGTAATAGGGTGAACTCTATATCCGAATACACTGCTTATTCTAGTGATGGTTGTAGGAAGGCTAAACATTTGTCCGAATTTATCTATTCTTTCATCTAAAGTATATTTAGCTCCCGGTAAAAATATATCTTCTCCCACTTTAATATCATTAGGATTGCTTATTTTATTAAAGGAAAGAACTCTATTTAATGATACATCATATCTTTCAGCAATATCTTCTAGAGATTCATCTTTTTTTATTGTATATAATAATCCGTTACGATTAGGTATAACAATTTTTTGTCCGGGTCTTAATCTATTTGCATTGCTTATTTTATTTACACTTACTAATGTATCCAAATTAGCACCTATTTTTCTTGATATTGTTGTTAGATTGTCTCCTTCTTCTATGATATATTCATCATATTTCATCCCTATAGTGCCGTCTCCGACTAAAGTGTTATCTGAGGTTATAGAGTTGTAAAATATATCTGTAGCATTTTCTAGGGTTACTGCTGATGTTACAGTAGGAACTTCAGATATACTTGAAGTATTATAACTTACTTCTTCAGGAGATATTTCATCTAATACTTTAGAATATGCTGCACTAGTAGGCATTTTATCTTTAGGAAGAATTGCCGCATTGGAAGTATGGCGTATATTCATTATTAAAAAGTTAGATAAAATCATAAATAATGATAGCGATGCTGCAGCTAATGAAAATTTTTTGATTATTGATATGAAAATATTATTTTTTTTACCTGTATATCTTGTAGAATGAACATAAGTTGTTCTTATTCTTTGAATACTATTTGATTTAGTAAATTGAGATTTGATTTTAAATAATATATCTTCTATATGCGAAAAAATATTATTATTTTTGCGAATTTTGGTGTACTTAAATTTGTTATTTTTCATATTGTTACTGTTAAATTAATACTTATTTTATTACTAATAAATAATCCATTTTAATATACAAATATTTTATAGTATTGTCAAGTATATAATTCTTTTTAATTAAATTTTTTTGTTAATTATATAATCGGCAATCTCATTGAACGAATTTAAATAATAATTGTTATTTAATTCTAACAAAATATTTTTATCTGTTATTCCGTATAAGACTAACAAACATTTTATACTTGAATTACATGCGAATTCATAATCCGGTATTCCGTCTCCAATCATAACTGTTTCATCTTCTATTAAATTATAATCTTTTTTCAAACTGTACCATATATTTACATCAGGTTTTCTGTATGAATAAATACCGTCTCCTATAACTGCTTTGAAATATTTTAGTATATTTAGTTTTTCTACAGTTTTTATAGCCATTTTATTAGGTTTATTGCTTATAACAAACATATTAATATTATGATTGTATAATAATTCTAAAGTTTCATAAACTCCATTATATGCTTTAGTACTGTCTACACAATGTTCTTCATAGTATTTTATATAGTATTTATATACTTCTTCTTCGATTTTCTCATTATGACTGTATTTATTAACAGCTCTTTTGATAAGAAGTTTTGCTCCGTTTCCAACAAACTTATGAGTATCTTCAATTGATATTGTTTTTAAGTTAAAATGTTTTAATGAAGCATTAACACAATTATATATGTCTGATATAGAATCTGCTAAAGTTCCGTCTAAATCGAATATTATATTTTTTATCATAATTAATCAGCTATTTTTTAACATTTCCCTGTTTTGTATTTTTTTTATTTCTCTAACAGTATTATTTCTAAGTTCTTTTAATTCTCTTTTCAATCTTCTTTTTTGATATGATTCTAATCTGTCTATAAATGATATGCCGTTTGTATGATCTATTTCATGCTGAAGTACTTTAGCTATGTAATTTTCAGCATCAAGTATCTGTTCATTGCCTTCTTTGTCCAAATATTTTACTTTAATTTGAGTATATCTTGCAACATCATCTCTTATTTCAGGAAATGAAAGGCATCCTTCCTCTAAAATTTCTTTTTCTTCTCCATGCCATATTATTTCCGGATTTATTAAAGCCAATTTAAAATCAGGCTTTGTTTCATCATCAAAATCAGGTACAGATATAACTATAAGTCTTTTTAATATTCCTACCTGAACCGCAGCAAGTCCGACCCCTTTCTCTTTATACATAGTTTCAAACATATCATCTATTAAAGTGAGTATTTCATCATCTATTTTTTCTATTTTTTCTGATACTTTCTGCAGTCTTTCATCTCCGTATATTACTAATTTTCTTAGCATATTATCTCCCAAAATTATATATATTTATAAAATAAAGATATTATTTACAATTATTATTAATTAATATTAAATCTAATATATAATATTAAATTTTTTATTTATAGTCAAGTGATTTTTTAGTTTACATAATTTTTTTGTTAATTACGGTTTAAAATTATAAAATTCCTTTGACAAATGATTTTTTTGTAGTAGAATAAACTTTATGATGAGAGTTGCTTATTTTGATTTGGATAAAACTATATTAAATAAAGATTCTATATTTCCATTTATGATGTTCTATTTGAAAAAGAATCCTTCAAGTATAATGCATTATATGGCTTTGATACCTTATTTTTTATTATTTTGTTTAAAAATAATAGATAATCAAAGTATTAAGTACAGAATAGCTCATATATTCAAAAATATAGATATAGAATTCGGAGATAAAATAGGTAAAGAGTTTGCTGATGAAATTGTACCAAAATTATACTATAAAGATGCTTTAGATGAAATAAAAAAATTAAAAAATAATGGATATACATTAATTATGGTTACAGCAAGTTTTGAAATTTATGCTAAGTATATAGCATCAAATTTAGGCTTTGACAGATGTATGGGTACTGAATTATGGACTTTCAGGGGAAAATATACAGGATATATGTACGGTAAGAATTGTTATGGTGCTGCCAAAAGATACAGATTATTCACTGAGCATTTTTTCCCGCATCATAGCAATAAAAATATAGCGTATAGTGATTCTATAAGTGATTTACCTCTTTTTAATTTTGCCGACACTAAAGTATGCGTTAATCCTGATAAGAGATTAAAAGAGTATGCTTTAAAAAATAAAGATAAAGGTTTTACTATAGTTAATTGGAGATAGTATGCTTGAAAATATTAACAATATCTATGATAATGCGGCAGTAGATGAGGATATTAAAGATATCATAAAAGAAAATAATGATGTTATTGCAGAAAAAATTAACAATCTTATAGATATAAATGATATTTCTTATGCCAAAAAATTAGCTTTAGAATTAATAAAAAAAGATAATAAATACAAATACGGATATTTAGTTTTAATTGATATTTACTATGAAGAAAATGATTTCAAGTCTGTAATAGAACTTATTAATAATGCTCTTAATTTTATAAAAGATGATAAGGATTTGCTTGAAAATAAGATAGAGGCCCTTATAAGTACTTATGAATATGAAGAAGCTAAGAATGTAATAGAAAAGCTAATATCTTTAGGTAATGCTGATTCAAGTGTTTACGGACAGTATGGAATTTTACTTTCTATGGAAGGAAAACATAATGATGCTATAGAAAAATATAAAAAAGCCATATCAATAGATAATGAAGATGTTTTATCTATGATTAATATGTCTGTAGCTTATAGGGCATTATATAAATATGATGATGCTTTGAATATTTTAGACAGGGCATTAACTATAAATAAAAATGACCAAAATATTATAAACAGAATAAATAATATAAAATATTTAATAAATAATTCAAAGTTTGAAATAGGAAAATTAACAGCAATACAGGCTAATCCTGACAGATTTAATTTGATGGTTCCTGAGACTTTTAATGCCTCTATAGACGGAGCAGTATTAAAAATAGAAAGTCCTGATAATAGAATATCAATAATAATCAGCTATAGTGATAAAAAATATGATGAAGCTGCTATAAGAGAGCTTTTTGACGGATTTAGAAGCAGGAGAGGGGAGCTTTACTCTATAATTACTCCTATATCCATAAAACAAAGAGAAGAATATAATGATTTATTTGCAGAGTATATATTCATTTCAAAGATAAATAATAATGATTTCTTTAATGCCATAGCGGTAGTTGGTAAGGTAGAAGAGTCTATAATACTTACAATATCATCAACTGTTACAGTAAGCAGTCATTTAATATCATTTGCTAAAGAAGTTATGAATAGTTTGTATTTTAAGTAAAGTAGTATATAAAATTTTATCATAATTTAACATAATATAATCCTAAAAAATATTAAAGCAGTTTTTCATTAAACCGACAATATTTATAAGTATAATTTTATAATTTAGAGGTTATAACTATGAATATGTTTGCTGATACAACTTATGCTAAAACTATGACAGTAGCAAAAAAGCTTTTAAATGTTTACGGACTTAGAGCTGAGGTTATAGCAGATAATATAGCAAATGTATCTACTCCAAATTTCAAAAGAAGCGATGTAACTTTTGAATATCAGCTTGCAAGAGCTTTAGATAGTGAAAATTATAATGGTATGGAAGCTAAAAGAACAGATTCAAGACATTTTCCTTTTAATATGCCTATGGATTATAAACAGGTTGCACCTACTATTACAGTAGATTATGATACTAGCTATAGAAATGATAAAAATAATGTTGATATAGATAAAGAAATGGCAGAAGAAGCTAAAAATACTTTAAGATATCAAATGTTTACGCAAATAGTAAATGCTCAGTATAGAGAAATAAGAAGAATGATAGGCAATGCTTAATTTGTACTGCTTAAATTCTTGAAGGAGTAACAGAAATGGGAATATTTTCAATTATTAATACATCAGGAAGCGGTTTAACTGCTCAAAGAACTAGACTTGATGTTATAGCAGATAATATAGCAAATGTTAATACAACACGCACAACAGAAGGCGGAGCTTTTAGAAGAAGCAGAGTAATATTCAAGCCTAGAGATGATGGCAACAAATACAGAAGTCCATTTTTACCAGAGGCTTTGCAGCCTAATGTTGGCACAGGCGTAAGGGTATTCAGCATAGAAAAGGATATGGAAACTGCAACTAGGTTTGTATATGATCCTTCTCACCCTGATGCTATTAAATACGGTGAAAAAGCCGGATATGTAGAAATGCCTAATGTTAACCCTGTTACAGAGATGGTTGATATGATGGAGGCTTCAAGAGCTTATGAGGCAAACTCTACTATGATTCAGTCTGCTAAAACTATGTTTGGAAGTGCTTTGAATATAATTAGATATTAATTTTTTATAATGGTAAGGATATTTTATGAATATTAATAGTGTAATGAACTCTTATAGTGCTAGTACAAAAACAGGAAATGTCGGCGATAATTACGGATTTATACTTAAAACTAGAGATCCAAGACATTACGGACCTGCTCAGCAGTTAAGAAGAAGTTCAAGCAATGATTTAATAAGTAATTTTGGTACAATGTTAAGCGATGCTATTGATGCTGTTAATCAGAAACAGGTTGACAGAGACAATATAATAGTTCAGGCTGGTATAAGACCGGATCAGGTTGATGTATCCGATGTGATGAATGCCATTGCTGAAGCTGAATTATCTCTTAGCTTTACAAAGGCTGTAATTGACAGAGCGGTTAGAGCTTATCAAGAAGTAACTACTTATAGATAATAAATTCATCAAATAAATTAGTAATAATGAACAATAATAAGCTGTTCTCCTTCAAAAAAGAGTTATTAAGGGCAAGCGTTTATGGTGTAATAGCCATAGCGTTTGCCAACTTAATTTTCTTTTCAATCTATAACAATAATCAAATATATATAACTATAATTTTAATAATACTTGAAATAATAACTCTAGTATTTTTATATATTGATGCCTCAAAT
It encodes the following:
- a CDS encoding M23 family metallopeptidase, with the translated sequence MKNNKFKYTKIRKNNNIFSHIEDILFKIKSQFTKSNSIQRIRTTYVHSTRYTGKKNNIFISIIKKFSLAAASLSLFMILSNFLIMNIRHTSNAAILPKDKMPTSAAYSKVLDEISPEEVSYNTSSISEVPTVTSAVTLENATDIFYNSITSDNTLVGDGTIGMKYDEYIIEEGDNLTTISRKIGANLDTLVSVNKISNANRLRPGQKIVIPNRNGLLYTIKKDESLEDIAERYDVSLNRVLSFNKISNPNDIKVGEDIFLPGAKYTLDERIDKFGQMFSLPTTITRISSVFGYRVHPITGVRTKHMGVDIPGRLNTPVYAARKGKVIFAGYSGGYGNLVIVRHDKGYTTYYGHLNSITTRAGATVGVGVMIGRMGSTGRSTGSHLHFEVRRNGVALNPADFIPIKKFLRGRR
- a CDS encoding Rpn family recombination-promoting nuclease/putative transposase codes for the protein MKNNTNIKKIKYFNPLNDYFIRYLFTDKGSSESILLDFINSIMLDSRMKTFKAVEILTPFNLKKNRNLKETIVDVKCITQNGSVVIIEIQLQGNSRFPERILYYWAANYSKLLKHGERYDELTPVISINLLNFNLDKTNNIHSCYMLYEMNNKKLLTDHLQIHIIELKKFKKNILTKDLNCWLKMFTSKNLEASMSEIVKEKPIMEEVQKKYNNFVKSRLMMMEYENKEAYLYGNQIMLDEERRLGIEEGIKKGKEEGIKENQILTAKNMKKENIDINIISKITGLSIEEIKNL
- a CDS encoding potassium/proton antiporter, producing MNISILLSSIIIILCIIVSKISTKVGVPSLLLFLVLGMIFGTDGLLKIEFDDYRVAEQLCTITLIFIMFYGGFGTNWKAAKPVANKAFLLSFIGTFITSMITGALCHYILKFGFFESFLIGSVIGSTDAASVFSILRSRNLNLKDGLASLLELESGSNDPMSYMLTVIFLGLIGKTLTSPLSILYMVFAQIVFALIVAALVSFLAYNMLRKFRFPVNGLDTIFTLAVALLSYSLSSIIGGNGYLTVYIVGIVLGNSNIKNKVTLVHFFDGVTGLMQMVLFFLLGLLSFPSRIFNVAPTAVYVALFVTFVARPIAVFSILTPFKISFKKQILVMWAGLRGAASIVFAIFVIVNNNSISYDIFHIVFVLAILSVLLQGTLLPFIAKKLDLVDSGENVLKTFNDYVDDSDMELIQVKIPNNHHWIGRPIMEIELPEDSIIVTIERGGDTIIPHGNTVIEKGDIVILNAKRTKYYDMSLREININSNHPWKNKELKDLNLPKNNLVVMIKREGGSVIPRGNTVIKDKDVVLIKDV
- a CDS encoding GGDEF domain-containing protein: MNDIIKVINILNEIPEPFSVDGIIKTFEASSKDFIKSFAIYFHKDNTAESRLWYVSENKLVINEKENNREYILSARGNKFGSIIINTDKNKNDILILINYLSIILYSEKLSFLANRDKLTGLYNRGYIIKYLQEKETSDEIYSIVIIDLDKFKHYNDTYGHNVGDHVLKLASKAMKDSLKSIENKSVLARYGGEEFIVVFDIQDKNDLFKAMEKIRNFITETDFSTEEYSLKATASLGGAIKEKDTSLRTFINKADQSLYSAKETGRNKSVILDF
- a CDS encoding ankyrin repeat domain-containing protein, encoding MKNFISIISIFVLMISIISCGGGNKEIAENTQTNQTETNKVYVNPTTTNQNNNTNINISIDTTKYTNEYIQGTELDPMPTGYKKIDEILNEHKYKAPIYEISKLISEEGLEGKITETTNFGDKYIYKDSTPLFLAVQFGYNDLAKELIKEGADVNARANDMETETEGGLDMLYYAVRNNNPEMTKILIDKGLDKNRDYGYEYSTYLTDIAIGNNNLDILKLLVKRGDSKETLIPEAVRENNIEMVKYLLSIGQDIDAQIFFDGFWVDSPLKVAAENGYVEMAKFLIDEGANLNSADDYMLYAYNNYDITKLLVDNDVFNLNTNTTKEEAIKLVQDGKYYEIEKLLLSEDSNNIDGYDELMNAISKGDMKALEKLIKDDTDLNKQYDKITPLGLAAARNDKEMVKFLVEKGADINLEDGYGYTPLIIAMKYSNIGLAKDIIDLKPDLNAICSATGDTPLTYLVDKVKFGSDICYYLIKNGADVNKKNNNGDTPLIVSVQNFILSYGMLGVLINMGADYNIKNKEGKTAMDIVIEKDDKAALHHLNNPDNLEYYLTI